The proteins below are encoded in one region of Triticum aestivum cultivar Chinese Spring chromosome 1B, IWGSC CS RefSeq v2.1, whole genome shotgun sequence:
- the LOC123092994 gene encoding G-type lectin S-receptor-like serine/threonine-protein kinase At2g19130, with translation MAAGALPLGVLVVLLCVGVVRAADADIVAAGRPLSGDQKLVSPGGKFALGLFHPDGAADGSWYAGIWYHKISVHTPVWVANRETPVSNTSRLAIAPDGNLALFDGAGSIVWSTNASTSGVANASDTVAVLHDSGNLVLTPASNASAVLWQSFDHITDTWLPGGKLRRDKRTGVIQAMASWRARGDPAPGMYALQLDPSGAKQYLLLSNGTHVYWATGNWTGKYFTGAPEVAASSGGSGYSFNFVDNDDESYFTYNFAVNTTVYRFVMDVSGQVKGWFWVEATQGWNLVYAEPKARCDVPRGCGAFGVCTEGSSTACDCARGFNPQSPASWGLGDYIGGCVRNTQLQCSKNSSGPSDGLKNVEQDKFLRIDRMRLPDDGRMAGAASSGDCQRACLGDCTCSAYAYNGSCFLWHNDLFNLQNGVLDNQASAGSLYLRLAASELPGARSHVWRDIKVAAVALGITCFVIAAAILLVRTIRGTMKRRRATILSGLAAGDGCVSYKYSDLQSLTKNFTDKIGAGAFGSVFKGQFSDRTVVAVKKLEGLRQGEKQFRAEVSTLGTVQHVNLIRMLGFCSGGGDRKLLVYEYMPNGSLDRHLFRKTFYVLSWQVRFQVALGVAKGLAYLHDKCRDCIIHCDVKPENILLDASFGPKVADFGLAKLVGRDFSRVLTTMRGTVGYLAPEWISGEAITAKADVFSYGMMLFEIVSGRRNIEQGERRSVVSSTADADGAEEHPTTTFFPLLVARKLAEGGVMTLLDPELEGDANAEEMRRVCKVASWCIQRDVDTRPTMGEVVQVLEGLTDLEMPPVPQYLEVLVGRPVHGTAYHSDSGEQLEAPAGGGTAGTRNSVP, from the exons ATGGCAGCTGGAGCGCTTCCTCTGGGTGTGCTCGTCGTGCTGCTCTGCGTGGGCGTCGTGCGCGCGGCGGACGCGGACATCGTGGCCGCGGGCCGTCCGCTCTCCGGCGACCAGAAGCTGGTCTCTCCCGGCGGCAAGTTCGCCTTGGGACTCTTCCACCCAG ACGGAGCAGCCGACGGCAGCTGGTACGCCGGCATCTGGTACCACAAGATATCGGTGCACACGCCGGTCTGGGTGGCCAACCGCGAGACGCCGGTCTCCAACACGTCGCGGCTCGCCATCGCGCCCGACGGCAACCTCGCACTGTTCGACGGCGCCGGCTCGATTGTCTGGTCAACGAACGCCAGCACCAGCGGCGTCGCCAATGCCAGTGACACGGTCGCCGTTCTCCACGACTCCGGGAACCTCGTGCTCACGCCCGCGTCCAACGCCTCCGCAGTGCTGTGGCAGAGCTTCGACCACATCACGGACACGTGGCTTCCAGGCGGGAAGCTCAGGCGCGACAAGCGCACCGGCGTCATCCAGGCCATGGCCTCGTGGAGGGCGCGCGGCGACCCCGCGCCGGGGATGTACGCCCTCCAGCTCGACCCGTCCGGGGCGAAGCAGTACTTGCTGCTGTCGAATGGCACCCATGTGTACTGGGCCACCGGCAACTGGACAGGCAAGTACTTTACCGGGGCGCCGGAGGTCGCCGCGTCGAGCGGCGGCTCCGGGTATAGCTTCAACTTTGTGGACAACGACGACGAGAGCTACTTCACGTATAACTTCGCCGTGAACACGACGGTGTATCGGTTCGTCATGGACGTGTCGGGGCAGGTCAAGGGGTGGTTCTGGGTGGAGGCCACGCAGGGATGGAATCTGGTCTACGCCGAGCCCAAGGCCCGGTGCGACGTGCCTCGCGGCTGCGGCGCGTTCGGCGTGTGCACCGAGGGCTCGTCCACGGCGTgcgactgcgcccggggattcaaCCCGCAAAGTCCGGCGAGCTGGGGCCTCGGCGACTACATCGGCGGTTGCGTGCGCAACACCCAGCTTCAGTGCAGTAAGAACAGCAGTGGCCCGTCGGACGGCTTGAAGAACGTGGAGCAGGACAAGTTCCTCCGCATCGACCGCATGAGGCTCCCTGACGATGGCCGAATGGCGGGAGCCGCAAGCTCCGGCGACTGCCAACGCGCGTGTCTTGGGGACTGCACATGCTCCGCCTACGCGTACAACGGCAGCTGCTTCTTGTGGCACAATGATCTGTTCAACTTACAAAACGGTGTCCTCGACAACCAGGCCAGCGCCGGAAGCCTGTACCTCCGTCTCGCTGCGTCGGAGCTCCCAGGCGCGCGAAGCCACGTATGGAGGGACATCAAGGTCGCCGCCGTGGCACTCGGCATCACGTGCTTCGTGATCGCCGCAGCCATTCTTCTCGTTCGTACGATAAGAGGAACGATGAAGAGGAGAAGAGCGACGATACTGAGCGGTCTCGCCGCCGGCGATGGCTGCGTGAGCTACAAGTACAGCGACCTGCAGTCCCTGACTAAGAACTTCACCGACAAGATCGGCGCCGGCGCCTTCGGGTCGGTGTTCAAGGGCCAGTTTTCCGACCGCACCGTCGTGGCCGTCAAGAAGCTGGAGGGGCTCCGGCAAGGCGAGAAGCAGTTCCGCGCGGAGGTGAGCACGCTGGGCACCGTCCAGCACGTCAACCTCATCCGCATGCTCGGCTtctgctccggcggcggcgaccggaAGCTGCTTGTCTACGAGTACATGCCCAACGGCTCGCTCGACCGGCACCTCTTCCGCAAGACCTTCTACGTCCTCAGCTGGCAGGTGCGGTTCCAGGTCGCGCTCGGCGTCGCCAAGGGGCTCGCCTACCTCCACGACAAGTGCCGGGACTGCATCATCCACTGCGACGTGAAGCCCGAGAATATCCTCCTCGACGCCTCCTTCGGCCCCAAGGTGGCGGACTTCGGGCTCGCCAAGCTCGTCGGCCGGGACTTCAGCCGGGTGCTCACCACCATGCGCGGCACCGTTGGGTACCTGGCGCCGGAGTGGATCAGCGGCGAGGCCATCACGGCCAAGGCGGACGTGTTTAGCTACGGGATGATGCTCTTCGAGATCGTGTCCGGGAGGCGGAACATCGAGCAAGGGGAGAGGCGATCCGTGGTGTCGTCGACGGCAGACGcggacggtgcggaggagcacccGACGACGACCTTCTTCCCGTTGCTGGTCGCGAGGAAGCTGGCAGAGGGGGGCGTGATGACGTTGCTCGATCCCGAGCTGGAAGGCGACGCGAACGCCGAGGAGATGAGGAGGGTGTGCAAGGTCGCCAGCTGGTGCATCCAGCGCGACGTCGACACGCGGCCGACGATGGGGGAGGTGGTGCAGGTGCTAGAGGGGCTGACGGACTTGGAGATGCCACCGGTGCCTCAGTACCTTGAAGTGCTCGTGGGACGGCCGGTACACGGGACGGCGTACCATAGCGATAGCGGGGAGCAGCTTGAAGCGCCCGCGGGAGGCGGGACGGCCGGTACACGGAACAGTGTACCATAG